The Microbacterium sp. zg-Y1090 sequence CGCATCGCCAGCTCGACCTCTTCGGCCGCGTTCAGCAGCGGCACCTTGCCGATCTGCTTCAGGTAGTCCTTGACGGGATCGGCCGTGGCGCCGGTAATCTGCGTCGAGTAGACGGGGACGTCGTCCTCATCGCTCGAGGAGATGACGATCGCGCCGGTCGGAAGAGGCTCGGTGAACGCCGGCTTCTTCTTCTCGTCGTCATCGTCGTCGTCGTCATCGCTCGCCGTGTCGTCGCCGACCTTGGCCTTGGTGCGCGAGGGCGTGGCCGCGGCGTCGTCGTCCGATGCATCGGCATCCAGTTCGACGTCGACCTCGACCTCGTCGAGCTCTTCCTCGTCGACCTCGTCGCCCGCGCTCTTCGCCTTCGAGGCGGTGGCCTTCTTGGCGGGCGCCTTCGCGGCGGTCTTCTTGGCGGGTGCCTTCGCCGCGGGCGCCTTCTTGGCCGCAGGCGCCTTCTTGGCCGCGGGGGCCTTCTTCGCAGGCGTGTCGGCGGCCGCGGACGTCGTCGTCTGGTCGGTCTCAGCCTCGGCGTTCGCGGACGCCGCGGTTGCGCCGGTGCGCGTTGTGGTCTTCGTGCCTGACGTCACGTTTCGCCTTTCACCGAGGAATGAACATCGGTTGGTTCTCGGACACTAGTAAGACCCTTGTCAAGTCCGCCGGGTCTCCGCGGAGGGAGCCACGATCGGTCGACAACGGGTCAGGTCCTTCATTGTCTCATACGTTCCTGACGCACCCCGACGGCGCGCACAAGAGTCGAACGCCGCCGCGCCGCCGCGCATTCCCGCTCGGACCGGACCCGGTCAGGAGCCGAAGCCGCCGCCGGCGCTCTTGTCGTCGCCGTCGCTGCGCGGCCGCGTGGCGAGGAAGCGCTCGAGTTCGGCGGCGAGCTCGTCCGCGCTGGGAAGGTCGCCGGTGTGGATGATCGGCTGCGCGAGCGTGGAGCCGGCCATGTAGGAGTCGTACCGCTCTTCCAGCCCGTGCAGCATGCGGCTGAGCTCTTCGCTCGCCGAGACCTGCTCGGTGACCTTCTCGACGAACTCCCGGTTCTCCTCCCGCAGCTCGTCGCCGTCGAACACGAGCCCGGTCGCGACGGTGAGGCTGTCGAGGGCGGTCAGCGCAGCGGCGGGGTACTCGGTGTCGGCGAGGTAATGCGGCACCAGCAGAACGAAGCCCGCCACCTGACTGCCGGACTCGGCGAAGCGGTACTCGAGGAGATGGCCGATCGTCGCCGGCACCTGGGTGTGCGGCTTCCATACCGAGTGCGCTTCGGTCAGCTCGCTCCGGGTGCCGCTGACGGTGGTACCCAACGGGCGGGTGTGCGGCACGGGCATCGGGATGGCGTGCACCCAGGTGACGGTGGACACCTCCAGCCCTTCGGCCAGACCCAGCACGGTCTCGGTGAACGCCTCCCAGCCGAAGTCGGGCTCGTATCCGGCCAGCAGCACGAACGGCTGCCCGACGGCGTCGTGGGCAAGCGAGAGCTCCAGCCGCGGCGCGCGGTAGTCGGTGAGGTGATCGCCCTGGAAGGACACGATCGGGCGGCGCGCGCGGTAGTCCAGCAGAGCGTCGTTGGAGAACGAGATGACCGGTGCCGGGTCGAGGTCGGCGCGCATGTGCTCGATCACGCCGGCGACGGCGCCGCCGGCATCGGTGAAGCCGGTGAGCGCGATGACCATCGGCAGCCCCGCGGGCACCGGCGGCGCCGAAGCGACACGCTCATAGAGAGGTCCGGGATAGGGCATGCATCAACTTTACGAGGCGTGCGACCGGGCCCGGCCGCCGCGCCTCCCGCTGACAGCGAACACGACGAACCTAGGATGGGAGGATGCCGTTCCCCGAGCTCGCGCACAGTACCCGCCCCCTGACAGAGGCCGAGGCCGACGCCCTCGTCCTCGCCCTTCCCCCGCTGGACGCCGCCGGCGACGCCCTGCAGACGTGGCCCGGCCTTGCCGACGCCCTCACCGCGTTCGGCTTCACCGGCGCCCCCGGCGCACAGCAGCGCCTCTTCCTTCCACAGATCGCTGCGGTGCCGCTCATCGTGGTCGGCACGGGGAAAGAGCCGGATGCCGCAGCCATCCGCGACGCCGTCGGTGCCGCCGTGCGCACCGCCACCGGCTTCGACACCCTCGCCGTGGCGGCTCCGCTCGCAACCGGTGACCCGTGGCGTGCCGCCGCAGAAGGCGCGGTGCTCGGCGGGTACCGTTTCGCCGGCTACAAGAGCGACGAACCCGCATCGCAACGCGCGAAGCGCGTGGTGCTGCACACCCCCACCGCGCCCGCCGAGGCCGACGTCGCCGCCGTCGCCGCGCTGGGCGAGGCGGTCGCGCTGGTGAAGGACCTCGTCAACATCCCCGCCGAGTGGCTCTCCCCCGCCGACTTCGCCGACCGCTCCATCGATGCCGTCGCCGACCTCCCCGTCACCGTGACCGTGCTCGATGAAGAGCAGCTCCGGGAGCAGGGCTTCGGCGGCATCCTGGGCGTCGGACAGGGCTCGGACCGCCCTCCGCGGTTCGTGCAGGTCGACTACGCCCCCGCGAACGCCGAGCGCCACATCGCCGTCGTCGGCAAGGGCATCACGTTCGACACCGGCGGACTGTCACTGAAGCCCGCCGCGAGCATGGTGGGCATGAAGTACGACATGTGCGGCGCGGCCGTAGCTCTCGCGGTCGTGCGCGCGGCTGCGGCCATGCAGCTGCCGGTGCGTGTCTCGGGCTGGCTGTGCCTGTCGGACAACATGCCCTCCGGCCGGGCGACGCGCCCCGGCGACGTCCTGCGGATGCTGGACGGCACCACCGTGGAGGTGCTCAACACCGACGCGGAGGGCCGGCTGGTTCTCGCCGACGGACTCGTCGCGGCCAGCCGCGCGAAGCCGGACGTCCTCGTCGACATCGCCACCCTCACGGGGGCGATCACCGTGGCCCTCGGCACGCGCCACACCGGTGTCATGGGTGAGGATGCCGCCGTGCAGGCCTTCCTCTCCGCCGCGGAGCGCGCCGGAGAGGCCGCGTGGCCGCTGCCGCTGCCGCCGCACATGCGGGAGGAACTCGACTCCCCCATCGCCGACCTGCAGAACGCCAAGATCGGCGACCCCGCCGGCGGTTCGCTGTTCGCCGGACTGTTCCTGCAGCACTTCGTCGGACGGGTCTCGGATGAGCCTGAGGCGGAGCGCATCCCGTGGGTGCACCTGGACATCGCCGGTGCGGGCTGGAACAAGGGCTCCGGGTTCGGTGCGACCGACAAGGGCCCCACCGGCACGATGGTGCGCAGCCTCCTGGAGTTCATCGCGGCGGGAGGCCGCTGATGGCCGAGCACGCGGCCGACATCGTCATCCTCGGCGGCGGCAGCGGCGGCTACGCCGCGGCGCTGCGCGCGGCAGAGCTCGGCAAGAGTGTCGTGCTCATCGAGAAGGACAAGCTGGGCGGCACGTGCCTGCATCGCGGATGCATCCCGACCAAGGCGCTGCTGCACGCCGGCGAGGTCGCCGACAGTGCGCGGCACGCCGGCGATGTCGGCGTGCGGGCGACGTTCGGCGGTGTGGATATCGATGCCGTGCGCGCCTACCGCAAGGCGATCGTGGCGAAGAAGCACTCCGGGCTGCAGGGACTCATCTCCGCACGCGGCATCACGGTCGTCCCCGGTGCCGGGCGGCTGACGGCGGATCGTGCGGTGCAGGTCGGCGAGGATCTCTACCGGGGCGCCGACGTGGTGCTCGCGACGGGGTCGTACAGCCGCACCCTGCCCGGCCTGGACATCGGCGGCCGCATCCTCACCAGCGAGCAGGCACTCGAACTCGCCGAGGTTCCCGAGCGCGTGATCGTGCTCGGCGGCGGCGTCATCGGAGTGGAATTCGCCAGCGTCTGGCGCTCGTTCGGCTCCGAGGTGACGGTGGTCGAGGCGCTCGACCACCTGGTCCCCACCGAGGATGTCGCTCTCAGCAAGGCGCTCGAGCGCGCCTTCCGCAAGCGTGGCATCACCTCCCGGCTGGGGGTGCGGTTCGCCGGCGCTTCACAGACCGACGATGCGATCACCGTCCGTCTCGAAGACGGCACGGAGCTGGTCGCCGACTACCTGCTGGTGGCCGTGGGCCGCGGTCCCGCCACCGACGGCCTCGGCTTCGAGGAGGCCGGCGTGGGCCTGGATCGCGGATTCGTCGTCGTCGACGACGACCTGCGCACGACCGCGCCGGGCGTGTGGGCCGTGGGCGACATCGTCCCGGGCCTGCAACTGGCCCATCGCGGCTTCCAGCAGGGCATCGCCGTCGCCGAGCGGATCGCCGGTCGCACCGTGCCGAGCATCCCCGACTCGCTGATCCCCCGGGTCACCTACAGCAGCCCTGAGGTGGCATCCGTCGGACTCACCGAGGCGGCGGCGCGGGCGGCGCACGGCGACGCCGTCGTGGCCTACGAATACAACCTCGCAGGCAACGCCCGCAGCGAGATCATCGGCACGGCCGGCGTCGTGAAGGTCGTGCGGCTCGCCGACGGGCCGGTGCTGGGCGTGCACCTCGCAGGAGAACGCGTCGGCGAACTCATCACCGAGGGGCAACTCGCGGTGGGCTGGGAGGCCCATCCCGAGGACATCGCGCCTTTCATCCACGCGCATCCCACGCAGAGCGAAGCGCTCGGCGAAGCCTTCCTGGCTTTGTCGGGCAAGCCGCTGCACGCACGCTGACACCCCGTCGCGTGCCCGGACAACTAAGCTGGTTCAGAATCGCCATCAGAAGGAGACAAAGCTCATGAGCACTTCCGTGGTCCTCCCCGCGCTCGGCGAGAGCGTCACCGAGGGAACGGTCACCCGCTGGCTCAAGCAGGTCGGGGACACGGTCGAGGCAGACGAAGGTCTGCTGGAGATCTCCACCGACAAGGTCGACACCGAGATCCCGTCGCCCATCAGCGGTGTGATCGAAGAGATCCTCGTCCAGGAGGACGAGACGGTCGAGGTCGGCGCCGTGCTGGCGAAGATCGGCGACGGCTCCGGAGCCGCCGCCCCCGCTGACGAAGCGCCCGCCGCGGAGACCCCCGCACCGGCCGAGCAGCCTGCCGCTGAGCAGCCCGCCGCCGAGGCCCCTGCAGAATCGGCTCCGGCCGAGCAGCCCGCACAGCCCGCCGCCTCCGACTCGGGAGACGCCAAGGACGTGGTCCTGCCGGAACTGGGCGAAAGCGTCACCGAGGGTACCGTGACCCGCTGGCTCAAGCAGATCGGCGACGACGTCGCGGTCGATGAGCCGCTCCTCGAGATCTCGACCGACAAGGTCGACACCGAGATCCCCGCGCCGTTCGCCGGCAAGCTCGTCGAGATCCTCGTGCAGGAGGACGAGACCGTCGAGGTCGGCGCTGCGCTTGCCCGCATCGGCTCCGGCGCGCCCGCCCCCGCAGCAGAGGCTCCGGCTCCGGCCGCCGAGTCCGCGCCCGCCGAGGCTCCGGCCCCCGCCGAGGAGAAGAGCGCCCCGGCGCAGTCCGCTCCCGCCGCCGCACCGGCGCCCGCCGAGGCTCCCGCGCCGCAGAAGCAGGAGGCGGCACCCGCCGCGGCCCCGCTCTCCGTCGCCGCGGACGACGACACGCTGACCTACGTCACCCCGCTCGTGCGCCGCCTGGCTCAGCAGCAGGGTGTCGACCTCACCAAGGTCAAGGGCACCGGCGTCGGCGGACGCATCCGCAAGGAGGACGTGCTCGCTGCCGCCAAGGCGCCGGCACCCGCCGAGGCGGCTCCGGCTGCCGCTGCCCCCGCCGTCGAGGTCTCCGAGCTGCGCGGCACCACCCAGCCGATGTCGCGTCTGCGCAAGGTCCTCGCCGAGCGCGCGGTCGCCTCGATGCAGCAGACGGCGCAGCTGACCACGGTGGTCGAGGTCGACGTGACCAAGCTCTCGGCTTTCCGCGACCAGGTGAAGGGCACGTTCCTGGAGAAGACGGGCGACAAGCTGTCGTTCCTTCCCTTCTTCGCACTGGCCGCCGCTGAGGCGCTCAAGACGTACCCCGTCATCAACTCGACCGTGGACGGCGACAAGATCGTCTACCCGGCGACCGAGAACCTCTCGATCGCGGTCGACACCGAGCGCGGGCTGCTGACCCCGGTGCTGCGCGACGCGGGCGACAAGAACCTCGCAGAGATCGCACACGAGATCGCCGACCTGGCTGCCCGGACGCGCAACAACAAGCTGAAGCCCGACGAGCTCGCCGGCGGCACCTTCACGCTGACCAACACCGGCTCGCGCGGCGCGCTCTTCGACACGCCTGTGGTGTTCCTGCCGCAGACGGCCATCCTCGGCACCGGAACCGTCGTCAAGCGGCCCGGCATCGTTCAGGTCGACGGGAAGGATGCCATCTCGGTGCGCTCCTACGTCTACCTCGCCCTGTCGTATGACCACCGTGTCATCGACGGCGCCGACGCAGCGCGCTTCCTGAGCGCGATGAAGGCGCGCCTCGAGGCGGCAAACTTCGAGGGATCGCTCGGCATCTGAACCCGTTCATGGCTGATCCGCGACGTCGTAGGCGTCGCGGATCAGCCATTTCCGCTCCACCTCGACGATGACGAGCAGGCGATCCGGCTGCGCCCCCGGCACCGAGGGTGAGACCCGCAGCACCGCGACGCCACCATAGTCGTCCACCAGCGTGATCCGACGCTCCTCGGGACGCTCCGCCAGGATCCCGTCGACCACCGGCCGCCCCGGCGTCTCGCGCAGCCGGTTCAGGCAGGCTTCGTCGCCGCAGGCCGACGCCGCGTCGAGCAGCGTCCGCCCCCGCTGCTCGGGGTCTTCTGCCGCCCGCGCATCCTCAGCACCGGCGGCATCCGCGCTCCCGCTGGCAGCCTGCGCCGCGGCATCCGCATCCGGCTGCGCGCCGGGTGACTCGAGCGCCGGCGGCGGTCCGGTGGCGGTGCCCGGTGACCCCGGGGTGGGGGACGGCGACCGCCGTGCGTCGATCGTCTGCCCGGTGGGCGCAGCGGGCGGCGCGGATTGCTCCGGCCACATCATGCCCGCGGTCAGCACAGCCGCCGCGACGGCGACCCCGATGAGCGCAGGGCGTCGTCGAGGTCGTGCGGCGGCGCGCGCCGACGCAGGCGGCTCCGCACCCACCCCCGCCGCCGCCGCGGAACCCGCCCCCGGCGCATCCCGTCTCCGGCGCTGCCGGGGGCGCCGAACCCGGGGCTCGCTGCGGCGCCGCGTCCACCACACCCGCACGTCGTCGCGCGCGCGCAGCACGCGGTCGGCGACATCGGCGTCGACGTGGCGCGCGACGGCGGCCCGCAGCGCCGATCGCGACGGTGCCGCCGCGTGGTCGACCGCCGCAGCCACCGAGCGGGCTGCCGCCGGGGCGGGCACGCTCGTGATGAGCGCGGCCGGCTCCGCGGCGGCGAACAGCAGATCCTCCGCCTGCATGATCGCGGACGCGTTGCCACCGATGGCGTCGTGCGCAGCATGCAGCGCCGTGCTCAGCACCGGGTCGGCCGAGGACGCCGCCAACTCACTCAGGAGGTTGCGAGTCTCGGTCGCCGCGTTCTCATCGCCGGTCAGCGCGAGAACCGGTCGCCCGTCCTCGGCGATCCACCATTTCCCGGGCGCTTCGGCGCCCGCCTCCTCCGTGCCACGCAGCAGACTGACCGCCACCGTCACCGCCTCCCCCGCCGTCAACGGCGCCCGCACGCGGTCGCGCTGGTGCAGCAGCACGTCGAGTCGTCCGCGACACAGATCGAACACCGCCTCGTGCCCCGTCGCCGTGCGCACGACATCGGTGGGCGCCAACAGGTGCCCTCCCGTCGGGGCGCGCCACACCTCGCTGCCGGCGAGCAGCGCGGCATCCACGTGCAGCGTGCTGCGGCCGTCATCCTCCCGCACGATCACCCCGGGCCAGGGCGCACCGTCTGCGGCGACCCGCACGACGGTGCCGCCACCGAGGAGAGAGCCGGCGGAGCGCAGGCGATCAGGGGGATTCATGCCCCCGATTGTGCGCACGGGTGAGGACACGGATGCGTGGTGAATGCGGCATCCGGGGATAACCAGCGCTTCCCGTCGGCGGTGCAGGAGACGAGGCGCCGAAAGGTAGGCTGGTGGGCATGGCCGCACGCACTCCCGCACCAGAGAAGCGCCCTGGTCTGATCTCTCAGATCAAGTCGCTGTTCGTCTTCACCAAGAACGTCTACCCGTGGCTCGGGTGGCTCCTCATCGGCATCATCGTGCTGGGCATCGCCCTGGGCGTGCTCGTCGGGTTCCTCATCCCGCCCACGGCGGTGTGGAGCATCATCCTCTGGGGCGTCAGCGGTCTCATGGCCGGCGTCCTCGCCGCGATGATCACGATGACACGCCTGTCGACACGTGCGATGTACCAGAAGATCGACGGCATGCCCGGCGCGGCCGGACACATCCTCTCCACGGGGCTGGGACGCAAGTGGCAGGCGAACGAGATGCCCGTGGGCGTGAACCCGAAGTCGCAGGATGCCGTGTATCGCGTCATCGGTCGCGGCGGCGTCGTCATCGTTGCCGAGGGTGCGCGCGGCCGTCTGACGCGCCTCGTCGCCGACGAGCGCGCCAAGGTGCAGCGTGTCGCGTCCGGCGTGCCGGTGACCGTGCTCTACATCGGTCACGGCGAGGGCGATGTGCCGATCTCGAAGCTGGCATCCACCATCAAGGCACTTCCGAACAAGATCGACCGCTCGACGATGGCGGCCGTCATCAAGCGCGTCGACTCGGTGTCGAAGTCCGTGACCTCGCTGCCGATCCCGAAGGGCATCGACCCCACGAAGGTCCGCGCTCCGCGTCCCCGCTGACGCCGCTGCCCGGCCTCAGGCGCGGACGAGCACCGTGCCGGCTGCCTTGTCGTGCAGGCCGCGGCCGTCGGCATCCCAGATCGCTGCCGGGATCACCAGCACCAGCAGCAGCGTGCGCAGCACGGGACGCCACAGCCCCGGCCAGCCGCCGGTGGCGAGGTTGACCCGCATGCCGAGCAGTCGGTGACCCGGGCTCCCGCCCAGGGTCGGAATGAACACGATCTGCAGGCCGGCGAAGAGCGCCAGGATCAGCAGCGGCGGAGCCGAGTAGTCGCCGACCGTCGCGAGGGTGATCGCGATGGCGACGATGTAGGCGCTGGTGTAGTCGATGAACAGCGCGCCGACACGCCGACCGAGCGGGGCGAGACTGCCGGCACCTGTCGCCGGGAGACCCAGTCGCTCGCCGGGATACGTGTCGTCGAGGGGGGTTTCTGGCACGTCTCCAGCCTATCCGGCCTCGCGTAACATGGCTGAAACATGGGGGATACTGCCGAGCAACTCCCCCCGACTACGGTCGGAAGTGCCCGCCCGCCGGGTCCCGACACCAGCCCCACCTTTGGAGAACGCATGTTCCGTGATTCATCAGAGGTGCTGAAGTTCATCCAGGACGAGGACGTCAAGTTCCTCGACATCCGTTTCACGGATCTCCCGGGTGTCCAGCAGCACTTCAACATTCCCGCCTCCACGGTCGACGAGGAGTTCTTCACCGTCGGCCAGTTGTTCGACGGGTCCTCGATCCGCGGATTCGCGAACATCCACGAATCGGACATGCAGCTGATCCCGGATGTCTCGACGGCGTACCTCGACCCCTTCCGCGAGGCGAAGACGCTGGTGATGATCTTCGACATCTACAACCCGCGCAACGGCGAGATCTACGCCAAGGACCCGCGTCAGGTCGCCAAGAAGGCGGAGAAGTACCTCGCGTCCACCGGCATCGCCGACACCGCGTACTTCGCCCCCGAGGCGGAGTTCTACATCTTCGACGACGTGCGCTACGAGGTGAAGCAGAACTCGAGCTTCTACCACGTCGACTCTGAAGAGGGCGCCTGGAACACCGGCCGCGTGGAAGAAGGCGGAAACCTCGCCAACAAGACCCCCTTCAAGGGCGGCTACTTCCCCGTCAGCCCGGTCGACAAGCAGGCCGACCTGCGCGATGACATCAGCCTGCGTCTCATCGACGCCGGCCTGCACCTGGAGCGCGCCCACCACGAGGTGGGCACCGGCGGACAGGCGGAGATCAACTACCGCTTCGACACCATGGTGCACGCGGCAGACGACATCCTGAAGTTCAAGTACATCGTCAAGAACACCGCGCTCGAGTGGGGCAAGGTCGCGACCTTCATGCCCAAGCCCCTCTTCGGTGACAACGGTTCGGGCATGCACACCCACCAGTCGCTGTGGCGCGACGGCAAGCCGCTGTTCTACGACGAGAAGGGCTACGCCCAGCTCTCGGACACCGCACGCTGGTACATCGGCGGCATCCTGGCCCACGCGCCGGCGCTGCTGGCGTTCACCAACCCGACGTTGAACTCCTACAAGCGCCTGGTGAAGGGCTATGAGGCTCCGGTCAACCTGGTGTACTCGGCCGGCAACCGCTCCGCAGCCATCCGCATCCCGATCACGGGTTCGAACCCGAAGGCCAAGCGCGTGGAGTTCCGTGCGCCCGACGCCTCCGGCAACCCGTACCTCGCGTTCGCCGCTCAGCTCATGGCGGGCATCGACGGCATCCAGAACCGCATCGAGCCGCACGAGCCGGTCGACAAGGACCTGTACGAGCTTCCCCCCGAGGAGGCCAAGAACATCCCGCAGGTTCCGAACTCGCTGCTGGACTCGCTCGAGGCGCTGCGCGCCGACCACGACTTCCTCACGCGCGGCAACGTCTTCACGCCCGAGCTGATCGAGACGTGGATCGAGTACAAGATCGAGAACGAGATCAAGCCGATCGCGGCGCGTCCGCACCCGTTCGAGTACGAGCTGTACTTCGGCGTCTGATTCCGAGGGGTCTTAGGGACCGCACTCCCGGTTCCGAGGCCAGCAATTTACTGAGCCCCAGACAGCAGATGCTGTCTGGGGCTCAGTCTATCTCTGGACGTTTACGGACGGCTACGGGGAGTAAACGGACAGGTTCTCGGACAGTGCGGATGACCGCTTCCGCGCACGCGCAGCGACGGCAAGAGGCACAGGCGAGACGCGGCGGGCCCGCAGCGTGTGGTTCGCTGGTCGGATGGCCGCCGTGATCGCCCCATCTGACGACGACGAACCCTTCGACGAGGGCGAAGAAGAGGCGTCCGCCCACGAGGGCGACGTGCCGGCCGACGACACTTCGGGAGAGACCCCGCAGCACACGCGCATCCGTTTCACGATTCGTGGCGACGACGGCGAGCCGCTGGACCCGAAGGATCTGACCGCGTTCAAGGGGGCACTCCCCTCGGGTTCGCTGGGACGAATCTTCGACGACGACTTCATGCGGTCTGTGACCAGCCCGTTCATGCAGCAGACCGAGACGCTGAAGCTCAGCGACTCCCTGATATGGCTCCTCGGCCAGACGTCCGACCCCGGTGCCTTCGGGTCCGACGGGCTGAAGGTCACAGGCCTTACTAGCAACGCCTTCTTCTTTCCCGAAATGAATGCTTCGACATCGCAGTTGATCTCCTCGGCGATCGACCCTTCCGCGTGGGTGAAGGACTACGAGGGGCTCGCCGGCGCCGCATGGATGGAGAACATTCCGCCACTCATCGACACCGGCTGGATGAAAGACCTGCCCGGACTCACCGGTGTCGGGTCGATCACTGGCAACCTGTTCACGGACGCGCAGATGCGGGCGATACTCCCGGCGATCGTCATGCCAAATCTCGGCTTGGCGTGAGGAACGAACTGGTGACAGGTGCGGTTTAGGCCGCGAGTGTGAGCGGCTCGGTTAGCTTGGCCTCGAACTCGATGGGCGTCAACCCGCCGAGGGTGTCTTGAGCTCGTTGGCGGTGGTACTTCCGCTCGATCCAGACGACGATCGCGAGCCGCAGTTCCTGCCGAGTCGCCCACCTCTGCTGGTTGAGGACGTTCGTTTGAAGAAGCGACCAGAAGCTCTCCATCGCGGCGTTGTCTCCGGCGGCGCCGACGCGGCCCATCGATCCGACCATGTCGTGACGGCGCAGCTCGCGGGCCATCGCTCTGCTGCGAAATTGGCTGCCTCTATCGGCATGCAGAATGCACCCGGCGACGTCACCTCGTCGCGCGACGGCGTTGCGGAGCGCGTCGACGGCGAGTTTCGAGGTCATCCGGTCGGAGATCGAGTACCCGACGATCCGGTCGAATGCACGTCCTTGATCGCGCAGCAATACAACTTGCCCTCGGCCGTGCGGTGCTCCGTGATGTCGGTCAGCCACACCCGGTTCGGCGTCTCAGCACGGAACGCCGGGCCTCGTCGGCCAGGTATCGGTACCCGGACGTGGGGTCGTCGTGGTGCGCGTCATGCAACGCGTTGATCCGGTGCGCCCGGAGCACGTCAGCGTCCCGCACAGGGTCGTTACGCCACCTGTAATAGGGCTGGCGGGCGAGCTTGAGGACCCGACACGACACCGTCACGGGGATCCCCGCGTCGGCGAGCTCGGCAACGAGCGGGTATGTCATTTTGGAGAGCCAC is a genomic window containing:
- a CDS encoding proteasome assembly chaperone family protein, with translation MPYPGPLYERVASAPPVPAGLPMVIALTGFTDAGGAVAGVIEHMRADLDPAPVISFSNDALLDYRARRPIVSFQGDHLTDYRAPRLELSLAHDAVGQPFVLLAGYEPDFGWEAFTETVLGLAEGLEVSTVTWVHAIPMPVPHTRPLGTTVSGTRSELTEAHSVWKPHTQVPATIGHLLEYRFAESGSQVAGFVLLVPHYLADTEYPAAALTALDSLTVATGLVFDGDELREENREFVEKVTEQVSASEELSRMLHGLEERYDSYMAGSTLAQPIIHTGDLPSADELAAELERFLATRPRSDGDDKSAGGGFGS
- a CDS encoding leucyl aminopeptidase, with product MPFPELAHSTRPLTEAEADALVLALPPLDAAGDALQTWPGLADALTAFGFTGAPGAQQRLFLPQIAAVPLIVVGTGKEPDAAAIRDAVGAAVRTATGFDTLAVAAPLATGDPWRAAAEGAVLGGYRFAGYKSDEPASQRAKRVVLHTPTAPAEADVAAVAALGEAVALVKDLVNIPAEWLSPADFADRSIDAVADLPVTVTVLDEEQLREQGFGGILGVGQGSDRPPRFVQVDYAPANAERHIAVVGKGITFDTGGLSLKPAASMVGMKYDMCGAAVALAVVRAAAAMQLPVRVSGWLCLSDNMPSGRATRPGDVLRMLDGTTVEVLNTDAEGRLVLADGLVAASRAKPDVLVDIATLTGAITVALGTRHTGVMGEDAAVQAFLSAAERAGEAAWPLPLPPHMREELDSPIADLQNAKIGDPAGGSLFAGLFLQHFVGRVSDEPEAERIPWVHLDIAGAGWNKGSGFGATDKGPTGTMVRSLLEFIAAGGR
- the lpdA gene encoding dihydrolipoyl dehydrogenase; the encoded protein is MAEHAADIVILGGGSGGYAAALRAAELGKSVVLIEKDKLGGTCLHRGCIPTKALLHAGEVADSARHAGDVGVRATFGGVDIDAVRAYRKAIVAKKHSGLQGLISARGITVVPGAGRLTADRAVQVGEDLYRGADVVLATGSYSRTLPGLDIGGRILTSEQALELAEVPERVIVLGGGVIGVEFASVWRSFGSEVTVVEALDHLVPTEDVALSKALERAFRKRGITSRLGVRFAGASQTDDAITVRLEDGTELVADYLLVAVGRGPATDGLGFEEAGVGLDRGFVVVDDDLRTTAPGVWAVGDIVPGLQLAHRGFQQGIAVAERIAGRTVPSIPDSLIPRVTYSSPEVASVGLTEAAARAAHGDAVVAYEYNLAGNARSEIIGTAGVVKVVRLADGPVLGVHLAGERVGELITEGQLAVGWEAHPEDIAPFIHAHPTQSEALGEAFLALSGKPLHAR
- the sucB gene encoding 2-oxoglutarate dehydrogenase, E2 component, dihydrolipoamide succinyltransferase, coding for MSTSVVLPALGESVTEGTVTRWLKQVGDTVEADEGLLEISTDKVDTEIPSPISGVIEEILVQEDETVEVGAVLAKIGDGSGAAAPADEAPAAETPAPAEQPAAEQPAAEAPAESAPAEQPAQPAASDSGDAKDVVLPELGESVTEGTVTRWLKQIGDDVAVDEPLLEISTDKVDTEIPAPFAGKLVEILVQEDETVEVGAALARIGSGAPAPAAEAPAPAAESAPAEAPAPAEEKSAPAQSAPAAAPAPAEAPAPQKQEAAPAAAPLSVAADDDTLTYVTPLVRRLAQQQGVDLTKVKGTGVGGRIRKEDVLAAAKAPAPAEAAPAAAAPAVEVSELRGTTQPMSRLRKVLAERAVASMQQTAQLTTVVEVDVTKLSAFRDQVKGTFLEKTGDKLSFLPFFALAAAEALKTYPVINSTVDGDKIVYPATENLSIAVDTERGLLTPVLRDAGDKNLAEIAHEIADLAARTRNNKLKPDELAGGTFTLTNTGSRGALFDTPVVFLPQTAILGTGTVVKRPGIVQVDGKDAISVRSYVYLALSYDHRVIDGADAARFLSAMKARLEAANFEGSLGI
- a CDS encoding DUF4191 domain-containing protein, which translates into the protein MAARTPAPEKRPGLISQIKSLFVFTKNVYPWLGWLLIGIIVLGIALGVLVGFLIPPTAVWSIILWGVSGLMAGVLAAMITMTRLSTRAMYQKIDGMPGAAGHILSTGLGRKWQANEMPVGVNPKSQDAVYRVIGRGGVVIVAEGARGRLTRLVADERAKVQRVASGVPVTVLYIGHGEGDVPISKLASTIKALPNKIDRSTMAAVIKRVDSVSKSVTSLPIPKGIDPTKVRAPRPR
- a CDS encoding RDD family protein, translating into MPETPLDDTYPGERLGLPATGAGSLAPLGRRVGALFIDYTSAYIVAIAITLATVGDYSAPPLLILALFAGLQIVFIPTLGGSPGHRLLGMRVNLATGGWPGLWRPVLRTLLLVLVIPAAIWDADGRGLHDKAAGTVLVRA
- the glnA gene encoding type I glutamate--ammonia ligase; translated protein: MFRDSSEVLKFIQDEDVKFLDIRFTDLPGVQQHFNIPASTVDEEFFTVGQLFDGSSIRGFANIHESDMQLIPDVSTAYLDPFREAKTLVMIFDIYNPRNGEIYAKDPRQVAKKAEKYLASTGIADTAYFAPEAEFYIFDDVRYEVKQNSSFYHVDSEEGAWNTGRVEEGGNLANKTPFKGGYFPVSPVDKQADLRDDISLRLIDAGLHLERAHHEVGTGGQAEINYRFDTMVHAADDILKFKYIVKNTALEWGKVATFMPKPLFGDNGSGMHTHQSLWRDGKPLFYDEKGYAQLSDTARWYIGGILAHAPALLAFTNPTLNSYKRLVKGYEAPVNLVYSAGNRSAAIRIPITGSNPKAKRVEFRAPDASGNPYLAFAAQLMAGIDGIQNRIEPHEPVDKDLYELPPEEAKNIPQVPNSLLDSLEALRADHDFLTRGNVFTPELIETWIEYKIENEIKPIAARPHPFEYELYFGV